The Paenibacillus sp. FSL R7-0204 genome includes a region encoding these proteins:
- a CDS encoding mechanosensitive ion channel family protein — protein MNFIQEHLAGYGMSEQMVVYLSNIIMVLCIALLSIVANLVAKKIVLKIIIHIIHNNRYTWDNFFLEKKVFHKLSHLAPAFIIYYAAPIFPLYQSFIVKFALAYMIIVTITVFNALLDAIDAIYRTYEVSKMRPIRGYIQVAKIILYIIGAIVVISNLMGQNPLILLSGLGALSAVLMLVFKDSILGLVAGIQLSSNDMVRVGDWIEMPKYNADGNVIDITLNTVKVMNFDKTITMIPSYALISDSFKNWRGMEASGGRRIKRSVCIDTSSICFCTKEMIEEFQKVHYLSDYVLTRLDEINAYNMEHHINRESKVNGRQLTNIGVFREYVQEYLRNHPKIHKDMTLIVRQLAPGDSGLPLEIYAFSNETTWGVYESVQSDIFDHIFAVIPLFGLRVFQNPTGQDIVNLKERREYSAGY, from the coding sequence ATGAATTTTATACAAGAGCACCTAGCAGGATATGGAATGAGCGAGCAGATGGTTGTGTATCTCTCGAACATCATTATGGTTTTATGTATTGCTTTACTCTCTATAGTGGCTAATCTTGTTGCCAAAAAAATCGTACTGAAGATCATCATCCATATCATTCATAACAACCGGTATACGTGGGATAATTTCTTTTTGGAGAAAAAAGTATTTCACAAGCTGTCGCATCTCGCTCCGGCCTTTATCATCTATTATGCTGCGCCTATTTTTCCGCTGTATCAGTCTTTCATTGTAAAGTTCGCCTTAGCTTATATGATTATTGTAACGATCACGGTGTTTAATGCCTTGCTTGATGCTATCGATGCTATTTATCGTACGTATGAAGTGTCCAAGATGAGACCGATCAGAGGCTACATTCAGGTGGCGAAGATTATACTGTATATTATTGGTGCGATTGTGGTGATTTCTAACCTCATGGGTCAGAATCCGCTGATTCTGCTTAGTGGACTGGGCGCGTTATCCGCTGTTCTGATGCTAGTCTTCAAAGATTCGATATTGGGCTTGGTAGCAGGTATTCAATTATCTTCTAACGATATGGTTCGTGTAGGCGACTGGATTGAAATGCCTAAATATAATGCCGACGGCAATGTAATTGATATTACGCTGAATACGGTAAAGGTGATGAATTTCGATAAAACCATTACCATGATTCCGAGCTATGCCCTGATCTCAGACTCTTTTAAAAATTGGCGGGGGATGGAAGCCTCCGGGGGCAGAAGGATTAAACGAAGTGTCTGTATTGATACAAGCAGCATATGTTTCTGTACCAAAGAAATGATTGAGGAGTTCCAAAAGGTTCACTATCTTAGCGATTATGTCCTGACCAGATTAGATGAAATTAACGCCTATAATATGGAACATCATATCAATAGGGAGAGCAAAGTGAATGGGCGACAACTAACGAATATCGGGGTGTTCCGGGAATATGTCCAAGAATATCTGCGCAATCATCCCAAAATTCATAAGGATATGACGCTCATTGTCAGGCAGTTAGCACCAGGAGACAGCGGACTGCCTTTAGAAATTTATGCGTTCAGCAATGAGACGACCTGGGGGGTGTATGAGTCCGTCCAGTCGGATATCTTTGATCACATTTTTGCGGTTATCCCTCTGTTTGGACTTCGCGTTTTTCAGAACCCAACGGGTCAGGATATTGTTAATTTAAAAGAGAGAAGGGAATATTCGGCGGGGTATTGA
- a CDS encoding TetR/AcrR family transcriptional regulator, translating into MNQKRVIEVAAALFLEKGFAYTSMDELVRVSKVSKSNMYYHFADKEELLAGVVDYWIETYERAMDEILSQNQLSVEERVQMFLKHLSQGVQSRDYKGSCPFITLYIQTPAQATHIKEKIGLFFTGLQMKISLLLKQGAEKGEFRETIHIDEVAALFITNLEGALFLSETLKDATVITRTASHFFNLLR; encoded by the coding sequence ATGAATCAAAAACGTGTGATTGAAGTCGCGGCAGCCTTATTTTTAGAAAAGGGATTTGCTTATACAAGCATGGATGAATTAGTACGTGTAAGCAAAGTGTCCAAATCTAATATGTATTATCACTTCGCTGATAAGGAAGAGTTGTTAGCAGGGGTCGTGGATTATTGGATTGAAACGTATGAGCGTGCAATGGATGAAATCCTTTCTCAGAACCAATTATCAGTGGAAGAGCGTGTACAGATGTTTTTAAAGCATTTATCGCAGGGAGTTCAGTCAAGAGACTATAAGGGGAGCTGTCCGTTTATTACCCTTTATATTCAAACCCCGGCTCAAGCTACGCACATAAAGGAAAAAATAGGGCTCTTTTTTACAGGCTTACAAATGAAAATCTCTCTATTACTTAAGCAAGGAGCAGAAAAAGGCGAGTTTAGAGAAACAATTCATATTGACGAGGTAGCAGCACTTTTTATAACGAATCTGGAAGGAGCGCTGTTTCTGTCAGAGACATTGAAGGATGCAACGGTGATCACGAGAACCGCCAGCCACTTTTTCAACTTGCTTCGATAA
- a CDS encoding alpha/beta fold hydrolase, which yields MRTIFLTGGTGFIGRQLVEELLKEDVMIFLLVRSKSKATHVFQEKGILIEAAMHFIEGDLTKTDLGLSDEDKEIVLRTDVIIHAGGQMDIQATTQEATSVFLNGAKHINEFAKRIHQLKGLQQFIHVVGYMSPFDDTNSKVAIDVLQEGHDYLKIKNPYERTKFLADLYIRQQASAVGYPLSVINPPTVVGSSTTGSTEQLAGLGLLVESMRRGLMPVIPGGKGYKLPLISNDALAKFIVQVVKREPSSIQTYTLVPDQPLDPDISELLGVMSESMNMAAPTISVPLRFMKALMNSGISKITQIPSDGLNFITNRTFSNDSSKKIMGEDWFTKTSVMNFFPAVVADLDYRLMYPNDQHNHAYERTLIGNTVIYQIPGEGKPFILFHGLLSDGADLFHLGLELHEKTGRPVWIPDLPGLGRSPFKRETNLMDLYLNLVKELSGKATHGAHWIGHSFGAVILLEALAREYLDTKNTITLLQPPVTKKNSKSFNTPQLLDKWALKLATANSLERYLIGSGLFENTESLPKHYIAKVRSSFTSPRIVNTTLKLNRFLSKNYQCDFTNVPRPNLHIIWGDQDRRYSAPVQLGEVDVVPYGHHFPLSHPWETAGYVLAEQFINREPEPVRPSSSAGYPS from the coding sequence ATGAGAACCATATTTTTAACAGGTGGAACAGGTTTTATCGGGAGGCAACTTGTGGAGGAGCTTCTTAAAGAGGATGTTATGATTTTTCTTTTAGTGCGGTCGAAAAGTAAAGCAACACATGTCTTTCAGGAAAAAGGTATTTTAATCGAGGCAGCCATGCACTTTATTGAAGGTGATTTGACGAAAACAGATTTAGGTCTAAGTGACGAAGATAAGGAGATAGTACTACGCACGGATGTTATTATTCACGCAGGCGGACAAATGGATATTCAAGCGACAACGCAAGAAGCAACCTCTGTATTTTTAAACGGTGCCAAGCATATCAATGAATTCGCTAAACGTATCCACCAATTGAAAGGGTTGCAGCAATTTATTCATGTAGTTGGATATATGAGCCCCTTTGATGATACTAATAGCAAGGTTGCGATTGATGTGCTTCAAGAAGGGCATGACTATTTGAAAATAAAAAATCCGTATGAAAGAACAAAATTTTTAGCAGATCTGTATATTCGCCAGCAGGCATCCGCAGTAGGCTATCCGCTGTCTGTGATTAACCCGCCAACTGTAGTCGGCAGCAGTACAACAGGGAGTACGGAGCAATTAGCCGGCTTAGGCTTGCTTGTGGAGAGTATGCGCAGAGGGCTGATGCCAGTTATCCCTGGAGGCAAAGGATATAAATTACCGCTTATTTCAAACGATGCGCTTGCGAAGTTTATCGTTCAGGTTGTTAAGCGGGAGCCATCGTCTATTCAAACCTATACCCTTGTTCCAGACCAACCGCTGGACCCGGATATATCTGAATTATTAGGCGTTATGTCAGAAAGTATGAATATGGCTGCACCTACAATCTCTGTGCCGCTTCGCTTCATGAAGGCACTTATGAACAGCGGGATCAGTAAAATCACACAAATTCCATCGGATGGACTGAACTTTATTACAAATAGAACCTTTTCAAATGATTCATCGAAAAAAATCATGGGAGAAGATTGGTTTACTAAGACGAGTGTTATGAATTTTTTCCCGGCCGTAGTAGCAGATTTGGATTACCGCCTGATGTACCCAAATGACCAGCATAATCATGCATATGAACGAACCTTAATCGGAAACACTGTGATTTATCAAATACCAGGTGAGGGTAAGCCATTTATTTTATTCCACGGTTTGCTCAGTGATGGAGCCGATTTATTTCATTTAGGACTAGAGCTTCATGAAAAAACGGGGCGACCCGTATGGATTCCAGATCTTCCGGGTTTAGGACGTTCCCCTTTTAAGCGGGAGACAAATCTTATGGATCTCTATTTGAATCTAGTGAAGGAGTTATCAGGAAAAGCCACTCATGGCGCACATTGGATTGGCCATTCCTTCGGAGCGGTTATTCTGCTGGAAGCGTTAGCGCGAGAGTACCTAGATACGAAGAATACGATTACTTTACTTCAGCCGCCTGTTACGAAAAAAAATTCTAAATCGTTCAATACTCCTCAATTGTTGGACAAATGGGCATTGAAGTTAGCAACTGCTAATTCATTGGAACGTTATTTAATTGGTAGTGGTCTGTTTGAAAATACGGAAAGCCTTCCGAAACATTATATTGCCAAAGTACGCAGCAGCTTTACTTCGCCTAGAATTGTAAATACCACTCTTAAGCTCAACCGTTTTCTATCGAAAAATTATCAGTGTGATTTCACCAATGTACCGAGGCCTAATCTTCATATTATTTGGGGAGATCAAGATCGGCGCTATTCTGCTCCAGTACAGCTTGGTGAGGTTGATGTTGTTCCCTATGGTCATCATTTTCCTCTTAGCCATCCATGGGAAACGGCTGGTTATGTGTTAGCGGAACAGTTTATAAATCGAGAACCGGAACCGGTCCGTCCATCCAGTTCAGCTGGCTATCCATCATGA
- a CDS encoding nucleotidyltransferase domain-containing protein, whose translation MYPHHQAAIDTITNKLKARPDVQGIIIGGSVAHGFAGETSDIDIMIVLSEEDYKKACSIHNLGYFETESCSYEGGYVDGKVVSASYIKQVAESGSDPAKFAFQDAFVTYSNIEGLEQLVQDAPRYPVEKKAENMQKFYAQFETWKWYYYEGLKRNNRLLIDYCLTHYAFFAGRLILVHNETLFPSYKWFLKVLEGAQKKPENLLADIHRVLEERTPEAVENLYESIVEFNNWYQAEHHWTVQFMMDSQLNWMDGPVPVLDL comes from the coding sequence ATGTATCCCCATCATCAAGCTGCCATTGATACCATCACCAACAAGCTTAAAGCCAGACCCGACGTACAAGGGATCATCATCGGAGGTTCCGTGGCGCATGGCTTTGCTGGCGAAACCTCTGATATCGACATTATGATCGTCCTTTCTGAAGAGGATTACAAGAAAGCTTGTTCCATCCATAATCTTGGGTATTTCGAAACGGAATCCTGTTCTTATGAAGGCGGTTACGTGGACGGAAAAGTTGTATCCGCTTCCTACATCAAGCAAGTGGCCGAATCCGGCAGCGATCCTGCTAAGTTCGCATTCCAGGATGCGTTCGTTACCTATTCCAATATCGAGGGGTTGGAACAGTTGGTCCAAGACGCTCCCCGATATCCGGTGGAGAAAAAGGCAGAGAACATGCAGAAGTTCTATGCACAATTCGAAACCTGGAAATGGTATTATTACGAAGGACTGAAACGCAACAATCGTCTATTAATCGACTACTGTTTGACCCACTATGCCTTTTTCGCAGGTAGGCTGATTTTGGTACACAACGAAACGCTGTTTCCTTCTTATAAGTGGTTCTTAAAGGTTCTGGAAGGGGCCCAAAAGAAGCCGGAGAATTTGTTGGCGGACATCCATCGGGTACTGGAAGAACGAACGCCTGAAGCCGTCGAGAATCTGTACGAGAGTATTGTGGAATTTAATAACTGGTATCAGGCAGAGCATCATTGGACGGTTCAGTTCATGATGGATAGCCAGCTGAACTGGATGGACGGACCGGTTCCGGTTCTCGATTTATAA